The DNA region aacatcacaaagagacagaaaaacatcacaaagagacagaaaaacatcacaaagagacagaaaaacatcacaaagagacagtaaccatcacaaagagacagaaaccatcacaaagagacagaaaccatcacaaagagacacaaaaccatcgcagacacaaaaaacatcacaaagagacagaaaaaccatcacaaaaagacagaaaccatcacaaagagacagaaaccatcacaatgagacagaaaaacatcacagagacagaaaaccatcagaaagagacacaaaaccatcagaaagagacacaaaaccatcacaaagagacagaaaccatcacagagacagaaaaacatcacagagagacagaaaaacatcacaaagagacacaaaaccatcgcagagacacaaaaccatcgcagagacacaaaaccatcacagagacacaaaaccatcacaaagagacacaaaaaccatcacaaagagacaaaaacatcacaaagagactgaaaccatcacaaagagacagaaaccatcacaaagagacagaaaccatcacaaagagacggaaaccatcacaaagagacacaaaaacatcacaaagagacacaaaacatcccagacacaaaaaacatcacaaagagactgaaaccatcacaaagagactgaaaccatcacaaagagacagaaaccatcacaaagagacacaaaaacatcacagagacaaaaactATCACAAAGAGACGGAAAccatcacaaagagacagaaacatcacaaagagacacaaaaacatcacagagacagaaacatcacaaagagacacaaaaacatcacagagacagaaaaaacatcagagacaaaaaccatcacaaagagacagaaaaaccatcacaaagagacacaaaaaacatcacaaagagacagaaaccatcacaaagagacacaaaaacatcccagacacaaaaaacatcacaaagagacagaaaccatcacaaagagacagaaaaccatcacagagacaaaaacatcacaatgagacagaaaaacatcacagagacagaaaaccatcagaaagagacacaaaaccatcagaaagagacacaaaaccatcagaaagagacacaaaaccatcacaaagagacagaaaccatcacaaagagacagaaaaacatcacagagacagaaaaccatcagaaaaagacacaaaaccatcagaaagagacacaaaaccatcagaaagagacagaaaaccatcacagagacacaaaaccatcgcagagacacaaaaccatcacaaagagacacaaaaccatcacaaagagacacaaaaccatcacaaagagacacaaaaaccatcacaaagagacacaaaacatcccagacacaaaaaacatcacaaagagactgaaaccatcacaaagagacagaaaccatcacaaagagacagaaaccatcacaaagagacagaaaaacatcacaaagagacacaaaaccatcacaaagagacagaaaccatcacaaagagacagaaaccatCACAAAGATACAAAAAccatcacaaagagacagaaaccatcacaaagagacagaaaccatCACAAAGATACAAAAACCATCACAAAGATACAAAAAccatcacaaagagacagaaaccacCTTCTCATGTAATGCAGTTATGTTTCAGATTGGTGGAGACTTGTCCTCAGGCGGTGCAGCTTTTGTCAACAGAACCGGGGGTTGGGACAGTCGAGGATATCCACCCTCACAGGGTAACGCTTGTTTTTTTATTCCCAGCAGACCTGTTTTATTTAACgtgagttttatgttttattcaaaaTGTGGAACGGGTTTGTTCAAAGCTGGTCGGGCGCTGAGGGGAAATAGTTGTAAGGAATAAAAGTGTCTCCAGAAGCCGTTGACGATGATGATGGGGAGTGGGACGATGACTGGGATGACCAATCGGTGAGCAGTTACCATGGCAACGgtcaggtggaggaggagagcgGGACATCAGGACGGAGTATGCATGGACCATCCGTCAAGATCGCCCTCAACAAGTAATCACGTTttgaaaaaacacaagaaactggTGGAGTCCAGTGGGTGGTGTCAGAAGCCTGTAGAGTCCAGTGGGTGGTCTCAGAAGCCTGTAGAGTCCGGTGGGTGGTGTCAGAAGCCTGTAGAGTCCGGTGGGTGGCGTCAGAAGCCTGTAGAGTCCAGTGGGTGGTGTCAGAAGCCTGTAGAGTCCGGTGGGTGGTGTCAGAAGCCTGTAGAGTCCGGTGGGTGGCGTCAGAAGCCTGTAGAGTCCGGTGGGTGGTGTCAGAAGCCTGTAGAGTCCGGTGGGTGGCGTCAGAAGCCTGTAGAGTCCGGTGGGTGGCGTCAGAAGCCTGTAGAGTCCGGTGGGTGGCGTCAGAAGCCTGTAGAGTCCAGTGGGTGGTGTCAGAAGCCTGTAGAGTCCGGTGGGTGGTGTCAGAAGCCTGTAGAGTCCGGTGGGTGGCGTCAGAAGCCTGTAGAGTCCGGTGGGTGGCGTCAGAAGCCTGTAGAGTCCGGTGGGTGGCGTCAGAAGCCTGTAGAGTCCGGTGGGTGGCGTCAGAAGCCTGTAGAGTCCGGTGGGTGGCGTCAGAAGCCTGTAGAGTTAAATttgattcagttttatttgtatagcaccaaatcagtcatctcaaggcacttaaataaaaTAGTCCAGTGGGTCCCAAACTTTCTCTGCTGGGCCCTTTCGGTACATAAGAAAATGTTTGCCAGCACTGCAACTTGTCTTTGCACCTGTTTTTGTCTGTAAACTCGTCTTTGTGCTCTGGATGTTTTGTCTCCAAGTGTTAGCTTAGCTTGTTTGGCTTCAAGCTGTCACAAACTCCTCATTACCCACCGCTGTACAGGTGAAGCCAAAGGCAAGATACGTGTCATCATATCCTGTGTCAGATATGTGTCatcattagggatgggaattgataagatttttacgatgccaattccattttcgattctgcttaacgattcggttctttgtcggttcccttatcgattctcatttggagaaaaaggacaacaaaccggtcgatcagcatcaactttgtttagtttagaagtaacacgagtcatggcctcacaaacccaacaacggtgaggtccacattggtctatcctggcctgggtaatttaactcttcctgctctggtgaaaggagaagctggaggtagaggtgaactgggggtagtaccaccagcctctggctctgagccagtcaggctctgtctctcatgatttcatctaaatgtaatgcctgagaaggcattcatttaaccttaaccgttactaacagcagcttttacaatcaggcaaatggtgctaacatgataggcagtgtttgttagttagttacctgcagtgttagccgaggacatgctaacgttgctaacgttgctaacgttgctgggttcagattcaccaacgttagtccggagcagatcgaaaacgcgacattcattcatagttattgcatgttggtagtatttcctccctttggtgaaatattcactttgcaagttgccctgttgtcgtcttttttagggatgtgtaaccaaactttccagcgtttgcaccgcttgggcgccatgtttactgttggctgctggctgcgctggactcgccacgcaacgctgcgtggtgacgtcattcgcgcccactggaatcgataagggaatcgtttgcaaaatggccaaacgattccaaggaattgaaacactgggaaccggttctcaacaagaaccggttctcgattcccatccctagtcatCATATCCTGGAGCAGCTGGGTCTGAGAGCACAGAAAAGTATTGTGGTGTCTCCTCAGGTTCCCGTTCTCCAAAGGCCCGAGTCCGGAGGTCTTCCTGTTGGCCAAACCACCTGCAGACAGCAGAGACAGACTTCCTGTCTATGTGAGTCCTCAGGCCGACCAATCATTGTCCCTGACCTGTCTTGCTGCGCTCTCATTGGTTCCTGCTCCTTGTCCAATCAGGTGGGAGAGGTGGGTCCGGTCTGGCTCTACCCGACTTCTCCTCTGGAATGCTGGATCCAAGACCCGAAGAAAGAGTCCAAACTGTACGGCCTGAAGAGCTTCATCGAGTACCAGATCCTGCCCAGCGTGAGTAATACTcagaagtactctgcagtacTCAGATATATTCAGTAGTACTCAGCAGTATTCAGCAGTATTCAGCAGTACTCAGAAGTATTCAGTAATATTCAGTAGTACTCAGAAGTACTCAGATATATTCAGTAATATTCAGTAGTACTCAGAAGTACTCAGGTATATTCAGTAATATTCAGTAGTACTCAGAAGTACTCAGATATATTCAGTAATATTCAGTAGTACTCAGAAGTACTCAGGTATATTCAGTAATATTCAGTAGTACTCAGTAGTACTCAGATATATTCAGTAATACTCAGTAGTACTCAGCAGTACAGATATATTCAGTAATATTCAGCAGTACTCAGATATATTCAGTAATACTCAGCAGTACTCAGATATATTCAGTAATACTCAGCAGTACTCAGATATATTCAGTAATACTCAGCAGTACTCAGATATATTCAGTAATACTCAGCAGTACTCAGATATATTCAGTAATACTCAGTAGTACTCAGCAGTACTCAGATATATTCAGTAATACTCAGCAGTACTCAGATATATTCAGTAATACTCAGTAGTACTCAGCTGTACTCAGATATATTCAGTAATACTCAGCAGTACTCAGATATATTCAGTAATACTCAGCAGTACTCAGATATATTCAGTAATACTCAGCAGTACTCAGATATATTCAGCAGTACTCAGCAATACTCAGTAATATTCAGTAATACTCAGCAGTACTCAGTAATATTCAGTAatactcagatatattcagCAGTACTCAGCAGTACTCAGATATATTCAGTAATACTCAGCAGTACTCAGCAGTACTCAGATATATTCAGTAATACTCAGCAGTACTCAGATATATTCAGTAATACTCAGTAGTACTCAGCAGTACTCAGATATATTCAGTAATACTCAGCAGTACTCAGATATATTCAGTAATACTCAGTAGTACTCAGCAGTACTCAGATATATTCAGTAATATTCAGCAGTACTCAGATATATTCAGTAATACTCAGTAATACTCAGCAGTACTCAGTAATATTCAGTAATACTCAGTAGTACTCAGCAGTACTCAGATATATTCAGTAATACTCAGCAGTACTCAGATATATTCAGTAATACTCAGTAATACTCAGCAGTACTCAGATATATTCAGTAATACTCAGCAGTACTCAGATATATTCAGTAATACTCAGTAGTACTCAGCAGTACTCAGATATATTCAGTAATATTCAGCAGTACTCAGATATATTCAGTAATACTCAGTAATACTCAGCAGTACTCAGGTATATTCAGTAATACTCAGTAGTACTCAGCAGTACTCAGATATATTCAGTAATACTCAGCAGTACTCAGATATATTCAGTAATACTCAGTAATACTCAGCAGTACTCAGATATATTCAGTAATACTCAGCAGTACTCAGATATATTCAGTAATACTCAGCAGTACTCAGATATATTCAGTAATACTCAGTAATACTCAGCAGTACTCAGATATATTCAGTAATACTCAGCAGTACTCAGATATATTCAGTAATACTCAGTAGTACTCAGATATATTCAGTAATACTCAGCAGTACTCAGATATATTCAGTAATACTCAGTAATACTCAGCAGTACTCAGATATATTCAGTAATACTCAGCAGTACTCAGATATATTCAGTAATACTCAGCAGTACTCAGATATATTCAGTAATACTCAGTAGTACTCAGCAGTACTCAGATATATTCAGTAATACTCAGTAATACTCAGCAGTACTCAGATATATTCAGTAatactcagatatattcagTAATACTCAGCAGTACTCAGATATATTCAGTAATACTCAGCAGTACTCAGATATATTCAGTAATACTCAGCAGTACTCAGATATATTCAGCAGTACTCAGCAATACTCAGTAATATTCAGTAATACTCAGCAGTACTCAGTAATATTCAGTAatactcagatatattcagCAGTACTCAGCAGTACTCAGCAGTACTCAGCAGTACTCAGATATATTCAGTAATACTCAGTAATACTCAGCAGTACTCAGTAATATTCAGTAATACTCAGTAGTACTCAGCAGTACTCAGATATATTCAGTAATACTCAGCAGTACTCAGATATATTCAGTAATACTCAGTAGTACTCAGCAGTACTCAGATATATTCAGTAATACTCAGTAATACTCAGCAGTACTCAGATATATTCAGTAATACTCAGTAGTACTCAGATATATTCAGTAatactcagatatattcagTAATATTCAGCAGTACTCAGATATATTCAGTAATACTCAGCAGTACTCAGATATATTTAGTAATACTCAGCAATACTCAGTAATATTCAGTAatactcagatatattcagtaatactcagatatattcagTAATACTCAGCAGTACTCAGTAATATTCAGCAGTACTCAGCAatactcagatatattcagCAGTACTCAGCAGTACTCAGCAGTACTCAGATATATTCAGTAATACTCAGTAGTACTCAGATATATTCAGTAatactcagatatattcagTAATACTCAGCAGTACTCAGTAATATTCAGTAATATTCAGTAatactcagatatattcagCAGTACTCAGCAGTACTCAGCAGTACTCAGATATATTCAGTAATACTCAGTAGTACTCAGATATATTCAGTAatactcagatatattcagTAATACTCAGCAGTACTCAGTAATATTCAGCAGTACTCAGCAATACTCAGTAATATTCAGTAATACTCAGCAGTACTCAGTAATATTCAGTAATATTCAGTAatactcagatatattcagCAGTACTCAGCAGTACTCAGCAGTACTCAGATATATTCAGTAATACTCAGCAGTACTCAGCAGTACTCAGATATATTCAGTAATACTCAGCAGTACTCAGATATATTCAGTAATACTCAGCAGTACTCAGCAGTACTCAGATATATTCAGCAGTACTCAGCAGTACTCAGATATATTCAGTAATACTCAGCAGTACTCAGAAGTACTTACAGTATTTTTCTGTCCTGAagaccaccaacagacctgtcAATCATCGATACAAGCATTTTGATTGGCTGTATGAACGCCTGCTGGAGAAGTTCGGCTCCGTGCTGCCCATCCCCTCACTACCTGATaaacaggtgacaggtgagcaGTTACCGTAGCAACAGCACGCAGGTAAGCAGTTACCGTAGCAACAGCACGCAGGTGAGCAGTTACCGTAGCAACAGCACGCAGGTGAGCAGTTACCGTAGCAACAGCACGCAGGTAAGCAGTTACCGTAGCAACAGCACGCAGGTAAGCAGTTACCGTAGAAACAGCACGCAGGTAAGCAGTTACCGTAgcaacaacacacacatacacccacCTGTCTCTGGTCTCACCTGTCCCTGGTCTCTGTCTCTCAGGCCGGTTTGAGGACGACTTCATCAGGACCAGGATGGAGCGTCTGCAGGCCTGGATGACTCGGATGTGTCGCCATCCCATCATCTCTCAGAGCGAAGTCTTCCAGCTGTTCCTCACCTACAGAGATGAGAGGGTAGGTTAGGCCCCGCCCCCTGCAGGTGCCCTGTCTCATTCTGGATCCTGATTGGCTAAGGCACAGTTTGCTCTTTCAGGAGTGGAAGGCGGGGAAGAGGCGGGCGGAGAAAGACGAAACCGTGGGTCCCATGATGTTCAGCCTGGTTGAGCCTGAGGCAGCCGAGCTGGATGCCACCCAAGTGTAAGTTTAACCCTGGGCTGTGACTGTCAGGCTCCACCCAGGTGTAAGTTTAACCCCGGGCTCTGACTGTCAGGCTCCACCCAGGTGTAAGTTTAACCCTTGGCTGTGACTGTCAGGCTCCACCCACTATAAGTTTAACCCTGGGCTGTGACTGTCAGGCTCCACCCAGGTGTAAGTCAACTTTATGAATACCTGTTTAACCCTGGGCTGTGACTGTCAGGCTCCACCAGGGTTTAAGTTTAACCCTGGGCTGTGACTGTCAGGCTCCACCCAGGTGTAAGTTGAACCCTGGGCTGTGACTGTCAGGCTCCACCCATATGTACCTTTTTAACCCTGGGCTGTGACTGTCAGGCTCCACCCAGATGTACCTGTTTTAACCCTGGGCTGTGACTGTCAGTTTCCACCCACTATAAGTTTAACCCTGGGCTGTGACTGTCAGGCTCCACCCAGGTGTAAGTCACCTTTATGAATACCTGTTTAACCCTGGGCTGTGACTGTCAGGCTCCACCCACTATAAGTTTAACCCTGGGCTGTGACTGTCAGGCTCCACCCAGGTGTAAGTCACCTTTATGAATACCTGTTTAACCCTGGGCTGTGACTGTCAGGCTTCAGGCAGGTGTAAGTCACCTTTATGAATACCTGTTTAACCCTGGGCTGTGACTGTCAGGCTCCACCCAGGTGTAAGTCACCTTTATGAATACCTGTTTAACCCTGGGCTGTGACTGTCAGGCTTCAGGCAGGTGTAAGTCACCTTTATGAGTACCTGTTTAACCCTGGGCTTTGAGGACACATACATGCAGCTTTATAAAGAGGGCAGGTGAGGTATCAGGGCTGGTAATTTAAAGCTACACTTCAGGTGtcacttcaattcaattcagtttatttatatattgcaaattacaacaaatgtcatctcaaggcacttaaatgatATAAATAACTATAGTAAATATTATAGTCCAATCCAAACTGATTTAgtttaattcattgtaatctgaatcattttcaaaataatccaattaattcatatagagccaattcaaaaacaatttcctagctcaggaaacaaacagattgcaccgaaacttcgtgtgaatgtgtatttgtgtgtttctgtgtagtGAACAGAGATGTGAACAGCACAGTCGGTTCACAAAGGCAATGGACGACGGAGTCAGGGAGCTGCTGAATGTTGGGCACACACACTGGAAACGCTGCGTTGGACGTGAGTACGAACACTGAAACACGGGTCCACACGGGTGCAAAGTGTCTTAGGAACAGAGTTTAACTGTGTCTCAGAACAGCTGTAGAGGGAAAATAGATCCCCATTAAAAGAAGTAAAATAATAAGATTCAAATCTTATTGTTTTGGTGTTGTGTTTAACTCTGTTATCCATGGATGTGGTGTTGTGTTTAACTCTGTTATCCATGGATGTGGTGTTGTGTTTGACTCCGTTATCCATGGATGTGGTGTTGTGTTTGACTCCGTTATCCATGGATGTGGTGTTGTGTTTGACTCAGTTATCCATGGATGTGGTGTTGTGTTTAACTCTGTTATCCATGGATGTGGTGTTGTGTTTGACTCAGTTATCCATGGATGTGGTGTTGTGTTTGACTCCGTTATCCATGGATGTGGTGTTGTGTTTGACTCCGTTATCCATGGATGTGGTGTTGTGTTTGACTCCGTTATCCATGGATGTGGTGTTGTGTTTGACTCAGTTATCCATGGATGTGGTGTTGTGTTTGACTCAGTTATCCATGGATGTGGTGTTGTGTTTAACTCTGTTATCCATGGATGTGGTGTTGTGTTTAACTCTGTTATCCATGGATGTGGTGTTGTGTTTAACTCTGTTATCCATGGATGTGGTGTTGTGTTTGATTCCGTTATCCATGGATGTGGTGTTGTGTTTGATTCCGTTATCCATGGATGTGGTGTTGTGTTTGACTCAGTTATCCATGGATGTGGTGTTGTGTTTGACTCCGTTATCCATGGATGTGGTGTTGTGTTTGATTCCGTTATCCATGGATGTGGTGTTGTGTTTGACTCCGTTATCCATGGATGTGGTGTTGTGTTTGACTCCGTTATCCATGGATGTGGTGTTGTGTTTGATTCCGTTATCCATGGATGTGGTGTTGTGTTTGATTCCGTTATCCATGGATGTGGTGTTGTGTTTGACTCAGTTATCCATGGATGTGGTGTTGTGTTTGATTCCGTTATCCATGGATGTGGTGTTGTGTTTAACTCTGTTATCCATGGATGTGGTGTTGTGTTTGACTCCGTTATCCATGGATGTGGTGTTGTGTTTGATTCCGTTATCCATGGATGTGGTGTTGTGTTTGACTCAGTTATCCATGGATGTGGTGTTGTGTTTGATTCCGTTATCCATGGATGTGGTGTTGTGTTTGACTCCGTTATCCATGGATGTGGTGTTGTGTTTGATTCCGTTATCCATGGATGTGGTGTTGTGTTTGATTCCGTTATCCATGGATGTGGTGTTGTGTTTGATTCCGTTATCCATGGATGTGGTGTTGTGTTTGATTCCGTTATCCATGGATGTGGTGTTGTGTTTGACTCCGTTATCCATGGATGTGGTGTTGTGTTTGATTCCGTTATCCATGGATGTGGTGTTGTGTTTGACTCCGTTATCCATGGATGTGGTGTTGTGTTTGACTCCGTTATCCATGGATGTGGTGTTGTGTTTGATTCCGTTATCCATGGATGTGGTGTTGTGTTTGACTCCGTTATCCATGGATGTGGTGTTGTGTTTGACTCCGTTATCCATGGATGTGGTGTTGTGTTTGACTCCGTTATCCATGGATGTGGTGTTGTGTTTGACTCCGTTATCCATGGATGTGGTGTTGTGTTTGACTCCGTTATCCATGGATGTGGTGTTGTGTTTGACTCCGTTATGTTGTGTTATCCAGCGCTGCCTAAGGAGTACGAGCGGATTGGCCGAGCCTTCGGGAACCTGTCGGctgtttttaacagcagcatgtATCCAGGTGAGGAGACGCTGACAGACGCCCTGACGGCCGCCGGAAAAACCTACGAGGACATCGCTCAGATCGTCGCACAGCAGGTGACTCGCACACGCCGTGATTAATGAGCGTTGCCATGGTTTTCTGCTTCGTTTACACGCCGTTTGATGTTTCCAGCCTCAGAAGGATCTGCACTTCCTGCTGGAGACCAACAGCGAGTACAAGGGCCTGCTGGGATGTTTCCCCGAGATCATCACCGTGCACAAggtgagaggggggggggggcggggccagggggcggggcctcaCCTGTATGTGTTTTCAGGCTGCGGTGGAGAAGGTGGGAGGGTGGGCGTGTCCAAGGGGGCGGGGCCTCACCTGTATTTGTTTTCAGGCTGCGGTGGAGAAGGTGGGAGGGTGGGCGTGTCCAAGGGGGCGGGGCCTCACCTGTATGTGTTTTCAGGCTGCGGTGGAGAAGGTGGGAGGGTGGGCGTGTCCAAGGGGGCGGGGCCTCACCTGTATTTGTTTTCAGGCTGCGGTGGAGAAGGTGAGGGAAGCCGACCGGCTGGTTTCTGCAGGCAGACTGAGCATCAGCGACCGGAGGAGCATGAACCAGCGTCTGAGCAGCATGAGCTACTCCCTGCAGGGTACTACAGACAGTACTACAGAAAGTACTACAGACAGTACTACAGAAAGTACTACAGACAGTACTACAGAAAGTACTACAGACAGTACTACAGAAAGTACTACAGACATTACTATACACTATGCAATGTACTACAGAAAGTACTATACACTATGCAATGTACGACAGACAGTACTATACACTATGCACTGTACTACAGAAAGTACTAAAGAACGTACTATAGATTATGCACTATACGACAGACAGTACTACAGACAGTACTACAGAAAGTACTATACAATATGCACTGTACTAAAGAAAGTACTTTACATTAGGCACTGTACTACAGAAAGTACTATACACTATGCACCGTACTACAGAAAGTACTACAGAAAGTACTATACACTAT from Odontesthes bonariensis isolate fOdoBon6 chromosome 11, fOdoBon6.hap1, whole genome shotgun sequence includes:
- the LOC142391475 gene encoding sorting nexin-9-like isoform X2, with amino-acid sequence MATKAQVLYDFTAEPGNNELSVRQGETVTVIDLAVGGGWIAAQNSSGQTGLVPEGYLQIGGDLSSGGAAFVNRTGGWDSRGYPPSQAVDDDDGEWDDDWDDQSVSSYHGNGQVEEESGTSGRSMHGPSVKIALNKFPFSKGPSPEVFLLAKPPADSRDRLPVYVGEVGPVWLYPTSPLECWIQDPKKESKLYGLKSFIEYQILPSTTNRPVNHRYKHFDWLYERLLEKFGSVLPIPSLPDKQVTGRFEDDFIRTRMERLQAWMTRMCRHPIISQSEVFQLFLTYRDEREWKAGKRRAEKDETVGPMMFSLVEPEAAELDATQVEQRCEQHSRFTKAMDDGVRELLNVGHTHWKRCVGPLPKEYERIGRAFGNLSAVFNSSMYPGEETLTDALTAAGKTYEDIAQIVAQQPQKDLHFLLETNSEYKGLLGCFPEIITVHKAAVEKVREADRLVSAGRLSISDRRSMNQRLSSMSYSLQAEMNHFHSNRIYDYNRVMQCYLEQQVTFYQQIADKLREALSHFTTL
- the LOC142391475 gene encoding sorting nexin-9-like isoform X1 — encoded protein: MATKAQVLYDFTAEPGNNELSVRQGETVTVIDLAVGGGWIAAQNSSGQTGLVPEGYLQIGGDLSSGGAAFVNRTGGWDSRGYPPSQEAVDDDDGEWDDDWDDQSVSSYHGNGQVEEESGTSGRSMHGPSVKIALNKFPFSKGPSPEVFLLAKPPADSRDRLPVYVGEVGPVWLYPTSPLECWIQDPKKESKLYGLKSFIEYQILPSTTNRPVNHRYKHFDWLYERLLEKFGSVLPIPSLPDKQVTGRFEDDFIRTRMERLQAWMTRMCRHPIISQSEVFQLFLTYRDEREWKAGKRRAEKDETVGPMMFSLVEPEAAELDATQVEQRCEQHSRFTKAMDDGVRELLNVGHTHWKRCVGPLPKEYERIGRAFGNLSAVFNSSMYPGEETLTDALTAAGKTYEDIAQIVAQQPQKDLHFLLETNSEYKGLLGCFPEIITVHKAAVEKVREADRLVSAGRLSISDRRSMNQRLSSMSYSLQAEMNHFHSNRIYDYNRVMQCYLEQQVTFYQQIADKLREALSHFTTL